One window of the Methylovirgula sp. HY1 genome contains the following:
- a CDS encoding arginyltransferase, which translates to MTRELRDAPQFYLTAPSPCPYLPGRDERKVFTHLIGRRATVLNDTLTQSGFRRSQTIAYRPACEDCRSCVSVRVKVDEFRPSKGFRRILDDNRDLVGTVVRTEPTAEQYALFRTYLDARHSDGGMADMTMLDYSMMVEDSHVESRLVEYRAPARDPQGHGEGPLVGVCLTDLLADGLSMVYSFYTPQVTSKSLGTYMILDHIARAKNLGLPHVYLGYWVEGSKKMAYKARFLPQERLGMDGWQRAE; encoded by the coding sequence GATGAGCGCAAAGTCTTCACCCATCTGATCGGCCGCAGGGCGACAGTGCTCAACGACACTTTGACCCAATCCGGGTTTCGTCGCTCGCAAACCATCGCCTATCGACCAGCCTGCGAAGATTGCCGCTCCTGCGTCTCCGTAAGGGTGAAGGTCGATGAGTTTCGCCCCTCGAAGGGGTTCCGCCGGATTCTCGACGACAATCGCGATCTTGTCGGCACCGTCGTACGCACCGAGCCCACCGCCGAACAATATGCCCTGTTTCGCACCTATCTCGATGCGCGGCACAGCGATGGCGGGATGGCTGACATGACCATGCTCGACTATTCGATGATGGTCGAGGATAGCCATGTCGAAAGCCGGCTGGTCGAATATCGCGCCCCGGCACGCGACCCCCAGGGGCATGGCGAAGGCCCGCTCGTCGGCGTCTGTCTGACCGATCTCCTCGCCGACGGCCTATCAATGGTCTATTCCTTCTACACGCCGCAGGTCACATCGAAATCGCTCGGGACTTATATGATCCTCGATCACATCGCCCGTGCGAAAAATCTCGGCCTGCCGCATGTCTATCTCGGCTATTGGGTCGAGGGCTCGAAGAAGATGGCCTATAAGGCCCGCTTCCTGCCGCAGGAACGGCTCGGCATGGATGGTTGGCAGCGGGCAGAGTGA